The proteins below are encoded in one region of Casimicrobium huifangae:
- a CDS encoding SDR family NAD(P)-dependent oxidoreductase produces the protein MNTTFDFAGKVALVTGGVSGIGAAASLAFKRAGASVIACGVTEQELMAAKVNPAFAGIRIEALDVRDDDAVRRLIGSVPRLDYVVNSAGIIRRGAEHEPATFAEVIDVNLNGGMRVATAARPLLAQSKGAIVFIGSVMSYFGGPVQPAYSASKGAVKNLVMSLGAAYAADGIRVNGVAPGWVITELSRGARENPERNAQIMGRIPMGRWAETAEIADPILFLCSDAARYMTGTLVPVDGGYLSVG, from the coding sequence ATGAACACTACTTTCGATTTCGCTGGCAAAGTGGCCCTCGTCACCGGCGGCGTCTCCGGCATTGGCGCCGCCGCATCGCTCGCGTTCAAGCGCGCGGGCGCTAGCGTGATCGCCTGCGGTGTGACCGAGCAGGAGCTGATGGCAGCGAAGGTGAACCCGGCGTTCGCGGGCATCCGCATTGAGGCGCTCGACGTGCGTGACGACGACGCCGTGCGGCGCCTGATCGGCAGCGTGCCGCGGCTGGACTATGTGGTGAACTCGGCCGGCATCATCCGCCGTGGCGCCGAGCATGAGCCGGCAACCTTCGCGGAGGTGATTGATGTCAACCTCAACGGCGGCATGCGGGTGGCCACTGCGGCGCGGCCACTGCTGGCGCAGTCGAAGGGCGCCATCGTGTTCATCGGGTCAGTGATGAGCTACTTCGGCGGGCCGGTGCAGCCGGCGTATTCGGCATCAAAAGGCGCGGTGAAGAATCTGGTGATGTCACTCGGCGCGGCCTACGCGGCGGACGGCATTCGCGTCAACGGCGTGGCACCCGGCTGGGTGATCACCGAGCTCTCGCGCGGCGCCCGCGAGAACCCGGAACGCAACGCGCAGATCATGGGCCGCATCCCGATGGGTCGCTGGGCCGAGACGGCCGAAATCGCCGACCCAATCCTCTTCCTCTGCTCCGACGCCGCCCGCTACATGACCGGCACGCTGGTGCCGGTGGATGGCGGCTATCTCAGCGTGGGGTAG
- a CDS encoding DUF1190 domain-containing protein: MISLFNTKAVVLAVGAATLALAGCDQATPPRAMPNTPPAAVAQASATGVSAAAQAPTMQNGTEAIKACIANGLSEATCAQVYHDMMAGRPPQGAATFAECEAKYGVGQCGSNPVPTASGTGSVFLPLVAGAALGALGGYLLSKNLAPKGAYVPPTDWLKNRPSISAPQNPVAGAAVGGARSTSAYAQAPGSYNTNAPKVAGVDAKTAQFGTPGGAKSSVAPPPVSQPGSAYSPQAPAANAPRYGSGNYAYKAPQTSRPGARNLGRRR; encoded by the coding sequence ATGATTTCCCTGTTCAACACCAAAGCGGTTGTGCTGGCTGTGGGCGCCGCGACGCTGGCGCTTGCCGGCTGCGACCAGGCCACGCCACCGCGCGCGATGCCCAATACGCCGCCCGCTGCCGTCGCGCAGGCGTCGGCCACCGGCGTCAGCGCCGCTGCACAAGCGCCGACAATGCAAAACGGCACCGAGGCGATCAAGGCCTGCATCGCCAATGGCCTCTCCGAGGCTACCTGTGCTCAGGTGTATCACGACATGATGGCGGGCCGCCCGCCGCAGGGCGCCGCCACCTTTGCCGAATGCGAGGCGAAGTATGGCGTGGGCCAATGCGGCAGCAACCCGGTGCCCACCGCAAGCGGCACCGGCAGCGTGTTCCTGCCGCTGGTGGCGGGCGCGGCACTGGGTGCGCTGGGCGGTTATCTGCTGTCGAAAAACCTGGCCCCGAAAGGCGCCTATGTGCCGCCCACCGACTGGCTGAAAAATCGCCCGAGCATCAGCGCACCGCAGAACCCGGTGGCGGGCGCGGCAGTCGGTGGTGCCAGGAGCACCAGCGCTTATGCGCAGGCGCCGGGCAGCTACAACACCAATGCGCCGAAAGTGGCGGGCGTGGATGCAAAGACTGCGCAGTTCGGCACACCCGGCGGCGCCAAAAGCAGTGTCGCGCCGCCACCGGTCTCGCAGCCAGGTAGCGCGTACAGCCCGCAGGCGCCGGCCGCCAACGCGCCGCGTTACGGTAGCGGCAACTACGCCTACAAGGCGCCGCAAACGTCGCGACCGGGGGCGCGCAATCTGGGGCGTCGGCGCTAA